A stretch of the Halorussus vallis genome encodes the following:
- a CDS encoding DUF7410 domain-containing protein produces MAVDSTADPNFRVPDGETPARCPHCGRPFRTDRLRALHLGVDHPESVTDDQREAYEAAREAEADDLFVYHLKTVATLVALYAFLLLGYMAVAAMQASG; encoded by the coding sequence GTGGCGGTCGATTCGACGGCCGACCCGAACTTTCGGGTTCCCGACGGCGAGACGCCCGCCCGCTGTCCCCACTGCGGTCGGCCGTTCCGCACCGATCGACTCCGGGCGCTCCATCTCGGCGTCGACCACCCCGAGTCGGTCACCGACGACCAGCGCGAGGCCTACGAGGCCGCCCGGGAGGCCGAAGCCGACGACCTGTTCGTCTACCACTTGAAGACCGTCGCCACGCTGGTCGCGCTCTACGCGTTCCTCCTGCTCGGCTACATGGCGGTGGCGGCGATGCAGGCGTCGGGGTAG
- a CDS encoding outer membrane protein assembly factor BamB family protein has product MPSSRRRFLAVTAACSGALAGCAGRVDTKSSFSPGTDDATEWRFPDYDRWSSAYSPDAVAPRTGVTERWTVEIPGANDRPVVADGTVFVPAIDGLVALDVASGDRRWSFSPSDQSWARSPTVVDGTVYAGFADERGLRALDAESGDVRWSVETRGRVKAEVVPSRNGERVYVGDTTGRVYVLRAADGTVERTYDAVGQVTALAAGRVTVVVGTNGGEVYEFHDDGDAFYPLWRRRVAGGVQDIAVEDGGSVLVSVFGDYVYRLRNGAHAGTNRWRAEFTANDFAAARSRLVGTNLSSTASIGLRDGEKQWSRSGGASCAPAAAGDTFYVGGDNEDSTGGYIVAYPLDGGDGPFRDGPKPRWKRDLPGRPTGGLTVADGALLTVTRGSDADRACAFDPA; this is encoded by the coding sequence ATGCCCTCCTCACGACGACGGTTCCTCGCCGTCACCGCCGCCTGCTCCGGAGCCCTCGCGGGCTGTGCGGGCCGCGTCGACACCAAATCGTCGTTCTCGCCCGGTACCGACGACGCGACCGAGTGGCGGTTCCCCGACTACGACCGCTGGTCGAGCGCATACAGTCCCGACGCGGTCGCACCGCGGACCGGCGTCACGGAGCGCTGGACGGTAGAAATCCCGGGTGCGAACGACCGGCCCGTCGTCGCCGATGGAACCGTCTTCGTGCCGGCGATAGACGGCCTCGTCGCACTCGACGTCGCGTCCGGCGACCGGCGCTGGTCGTTCTCGCCCTCCGACCAGTCGTGGGCGCGTTCGCCGACGGTGGTCGACGGGACCGTCTACGCCGGGTTCGCCGACGAACGCGGCCTCCGGGCGCTCGACGCCGAGTCGGGCGACGTTCGGTGGTCGGTCGAAACCCGCGGGCGGGTGAAGGCCGAAGTCGTCCCGAGTCGAAACGGAGAGCGCGTCTACGTCGGCGACACTACCGGTCGAGTGTACGTTCTGAGAGCCGCCGACGGCACCGTCGAGCGCACCTACGACGCCGTCGGTCAGGTCACCGCACTCGCCGCGGGCCGGGTGACGGTCGTCGTCGGCACGAACGGCGGCGAGGTCTACGAGTTCCACGACGACGGCGACGCGTTCTATCCGCTCTGGCGCCGCCGCGTCGCGGGCGGCGTCCAGGACATCGCGGTCGAGGACGGCGGGTCGGTCCTGGTTTCGGTGTTCGGCGACTACGTCTACCGCCTCCGGAACGGTGCCCACGCCGGAACGAACCGGTGGCGCGCCGAGTTCACGGCCAACGACTTCGCGGCCGCCCGGTCCCGCCTCGTCGGGACGAACCTCTCCTCGACGGCGAGCATCGGACTCCGGGACGGCGAGAAGCAGTGGTCGCGGTCCGGCGGCGCCAGTTGTGCGCCGGCCGCGGCGGGCGACACCTTCTACGTCGGCGGCGATAACGAGGACTCGACGGGCGGCTACATCGTCGCCTACCCTCTCGACGGAGGCGACGGTCCCTTCCGCGACGGACCGAAGCCCCGGTGGAAACGCGACCTCCCGGGCAGGCCGACCGGCGGACTGACCGTCGCCGACGGGGCACTGCTGACCGTGACGCGGGGGTCCGACGCGGACCGGGCGTGCGCGTTCGACCCGGCCTGA
- a CDS encoding tyrosine-type recombinase/integrase yields MTATDSTADADPFADVRWTTCSLADFRALYWDEIAPRLAADGRDPETDRPTHRWFRERGLRSFLAALRRHHDRSLGDFWREDLGLGGEEGYEWATDHDRTREALETFLDRRRTRHALSESSIETKRRRLNLYVRAYREANGTDELLAPVARDADVPTYEAVDACYAAFDWLNARDYGARTKIRVRGVVDAWYQHLVGRRLAAVNPATGLYDEFKWQVEDTDPSPLSAAHVRALVRAAESTRERLLVVALAGWGLRANEVAALHVSQVVRDVADDEVPYLAFEERKNGPGEVNVLYGLDALDARLAELAERDDWQGYLFPSAQGEDPHVTRERIWAWFRDLADRAGLPQDIDGERPSPQLCRRYWYDTYTSVLGAVLDGLEDIAAEQGSDDPQVVMTNYLSDERARRVRREFMRAELAEAFDGAD; encoded by the coding sequence GTGACGGCGACCGACTCGACCGCCGACGCCGACCCCTTCGCCGACGTCCGGTGGACGACCTGCTCGCTGGCCGACTTCCGAGCGCTGTACTGGGACGAGATCGCCCCGCGTCTCGCCGCCGACGGTCGGGACCCCGAAACCGACCGACCGACTCACCGGTGGTTCCGCGAGCGCGGCCTCCGGTCGTTCCTCGCGGCGCTCCGTCGCCACCACGACCGCTCTCTCGGAGATTTCTGGCGGGAGGACCTCGGACTCGGCGGCGAGGAGGGATACGAGTGGGCGACCGACCACGACCGCACCCGCGAGGCGCTGGAGACGTTCCTCGACCGTCGCCGGACCCGTCACGCGCTCAGCGAGTCGTCCATCGAAACCAAGCGCCGCCGGTTGAACCTCTACGTGCGCGCGTACCGCGAGGCCAACGGGACCGACGAACTCCTCGCGCCGGTCGCCCGCGACGCCGACGTGCCGACCTACGAAGCGGTCGACGCCTGCTACGCCGCGTTCGACTGGCTCAACGCCCGGGACTACGGCGCGCGGACGAAGATTCGCGTCCGGGGCGTCGTCGACGCCTGGTACCAGCACCTCGTCGGTCGCCGCCTCGCGGCGGTCAACCCCGCGACCGGCCTCTACGACGAGTTCAAGTGGCAGGTCGAGGACACGGACCCCTCGCCGCTGTCGGCCGCCCACGTGCGGGCGCTCGTCCGGGCCGCCGAGTCGACCCGCGAACGCCTCCTGGTCGTGGCGCTCGCCGGGTGGGGCCTCCGCGCAAACGAGGTCGCCGCCCTCCACGTCTCGCAGGTGGTCCGCGACGTGGCCGACGACGAAGTGCCCTACCTCGCCTTCGAGGAGCGCAAGAACGGACCGGGCGAGGTGAACGTCCTCTACGGCCTCGACGCGCTGGACGCTCGGCTCGCGGAACTCGCCGAGCGCGACGACTGGCAGGGGTACCTCTTCCCGTCGGCGCAGGGCGAGGACCCGCACGTCACCCGCGAGCGCATTTGGGCGTGGTTCCGCGACCTCGCCGACCGTGCGGGCCTACCCCAGGACATCGACGGCGAGCGGCCGAGTCCGCAGCTCTGCCGGCGATACTGGTACGACACCTACACCTCGGTCCTCGGCGCAGTGCTCGACGGCTTGGAGGACATCGCCGCCGAACAGGGCAGCGACGACCCGCAGGTCGTGATGACCAACTACCTCTCGGACGAGCGCGCCCGCCGGGTCCGACGGGAGTTCATGCGGGCGGAACTCGCCGAGGCGTTCGATGGAGCGGACTGA
- a CDS encoding DUF6789 family protein encodes MDGEERDLGSDIAVNDHETAAADPDFDNLAGIVTDGLIGAVGGLVGTGALTVGLLVATSLGAFDLNSFAELAELTGLDALMATNPAAVGYILFLLTGMVMWPLLFASIGSYLPGKKYATKGLPFGAVLWTGFVLAFYEGYVGVALVLYVVLTFIAHLSYGFTLGAVFDYLGDRPESLV; translated from the coding sequence ATGGATGGGGAAGAGAGAGACTTGGGCTCGGACATCGCCGTCAACGACCACGAAACCGCGGCGGCCGACCCCGACTTCGACAACCTCGCCGGCATCGTCACCGACGGACTCATCGGCGCGGTCGGCGGCCTGGTCGGGACCGGTGCGCTCACGGTGGGACTGCTCGTCGCGACGTCGCTGGGCGCGTTCGACCTCAATTCGTTCGCAGAACTCGCCGAACTGACCGGACTCGACGCGCTGATGGCGACGAACCCGGCGGCCGTCGGCTATATCTTGTTCCTGCTGACGGGGATGGTGATGTGGCCGCTCCTGTTCGCGTCGATCGGGTCGTACCTTCCGGGGAAGAAGTACGCGACGAAGGGACTGCCGTTCGGCGCCGTCCTCTGGACGGGATTCGTCCTCGCGTTCTACGAAGGCTACGTCGGCGTCGCCCTGGTGCTGTACGTCGTGCTGACGTTCATCGCCCACCTGTCGTACGGTTTCACGCTCGGGGCCGTCTTCGACTACCTCGGCGACCGCCCGGAGTCGCTGGTCTGA
- a CDS encoding cbb3-type cytochrome c oxidase subunit I: MTEKPTDDDLRSDGGTADVGHGADEDHHGLPAADSLKRWLVTTNHKDVGILYTVTALFFLVFGGVLALLLRVQLWTPGEGILGPMGYNQAVSAHGLIMIFWFLSPFAFGFANYVVPLQIGAKDLAFPRLNALSYWLYLFSGLLLGLSFFQGGTFAGGWTMYAPLNLPVYTPDIGASTAVLALVLFVASVTVGSVNFLTTMHRMRAEGLTLRRMPLFTWTILLTTWMMLFAFAALLAALMILSSDRLLGTQYFAATGHAGSLLWAHLFWFFGHPEVYIVFFPALGVMAECFQTFTGRQLVGRKWFIAAMVLVALQSFLVWMHHMFLTSINLEVKTLFMATTIGISLPFDLMVFALIYTTVKGRVRFTTPFLFSFGALVLFIIGGITGVFLGAVVLDYEFRGTYWVVAHFHYVMVGGVTALVGGLYYWYPKMTGKMYDEFLGRVHFALYFVGFNLLYFPMFVAWETPRRDFTYPEAFVPLHQLATVGGFVLGLSLLVMFYNLAKSLKVGEEAGDNPWKYSRTVEWAIPSPPPLENFPGRPTFTSGALKFLRPGTDRALEGGERPDVEVADGGTSTDGGAVQASREFAAEPRDHDGHHEAESHASVWPFVVGVGSFLTLLGLSGMQNASFPSGLEGAAYVGLSVGGLVVVLAALVAMGRERFVGPSGPFGESWPFEAVENGKLGMWLFLASDVVLFGAFIGSYAFIRVAEGWTDWHHLIPAAHVPFPGLVNTYILLTSSFSVVLALVAAERGSRWGLIGSLGLTFGLGVAFLVNKALEWLHLFHVHTEAFPHGWDVGTNVASSTFYLTTGLHGLHVIAGLIVTLYLLARAWNGAYLDDDRPIEYFGLYWHFVDIVWLFLFPLFYIL; encoded by the coding sequence ATGACCGAGAAACCGACGGACGACGACCTTCGTTCCGACGGTGGCACCGCCGACGTCGGCCACGGCGCGGACGAGGACCACCACGGTCTGCCCGCCGCCGACAGCCTCAAGCGCTGGCTGGTCACGACCAACCACAAGGACGTCGGCATCCTCTACACCGTGACCGCGCTGTTCTTCCTGGTGTTCGGCGGCGTACTGGCGCTGCTGTTGCGGGTACAACTCTGGACCCCCGGCGAGGGCATCCTCGGCCCGATGGGGTACAACCAGGCGGTTTCGGCCCACGGCCTCATCATGATCTTCTGGTTCCTCTCGCCGTTCGCGTTCGGCTTCGCCAACTACGTCGTCCCGCTCCAGATCGGCGCGAAGGACCTGGCATTCCCGCGACTGAACGCGCTGTCGTACTGGCTCTACCTCTTCTCGGGCCTGTTGCTCGGCCTCTCGTTCTTCCAGGGCGGCACTTTCGCCGGCGGGTGGACGATGTACGCGCCGCTGAACCTGCCGGTGTACACCCCCGACATCGGGGCGAGCACGGCGGTGCTGGCGCTCGTGCTGTTCGTCGCGTCGGTGACGGTCGGGTCGGTGAACTTCCTCACGACGATGCACCGGATGCGCGCGGAGGGGTTGACGCTCCGGCGGATGCCGCTTTTCACCTGGACCATCCTGCTGACGACCTGGATGATGCTGTTCGCGTTCGCGGCGCTGCTGGCGGCGCTGATGATACTGTCCTCGGACCGCCTGCTCGGCACCCAGTACTTCGCGGCGACCGGCCACGCCGGGTCGCTGCTGTGGGCGCACCTCTTCTGGTTCTTCGGCCACCCCGAGGTGTACATCGTCTTCTTCCCGGCGCTGGGCGTGATGGCCGAGTGCTTCCAGACGTTCACCGGCCGCCAGTTGGTCGGGCGCAAGTGGTTCATCGCCGCGATGGTGCTGGTCGCGCTCCAGAGCTTCCTGGTCTGGATGCACCACATGTTCCTGACCTCCATCAACCTCGAGGTCAAGACGCTGTTCATGGCGACCACCATCGGCATCTCGCTGCCGTTCGACCTGATGGTGTTCGCGCTCATCTACACCACCGTCAAGGGCCGGGTGCGGTTCACCACGCCGTTCCTGTTCTCGTTCGGCGCGCTGGTACTGTTCATCATCGGCGGCATCACGGGCGTGTTCCTCGGCGCGGTCGTGCTCGACTACGAGTTCCGGGGCACCTACTGGGTGGTCGCGCACTTCCACTACGTGATGGTCGGCGGGGTCACCGCGCTGGTCGGCGGCCTCTACTACTGGTACCCGAAGATGACCGGCAAAATGTACGACGAGTTCCTCGGGCGGGTCCACTTCGCGCTGTACTTCGTCGGGTTCAACCTGCTGTACTTCCCGATGTTCGTCGCCTGGGAGACGCCCCGCCGGGACTTCACCTACCCCGAGGCATTCGTCCCGCTCCACCAGCTAGCCACCGTCGGCGGGTTCGTGCTCGGCCTCTCGCTCCTCGTGATGTTCTACAACCTCGCCAAGAGCCTCAAAGTCGGCGAGGAGGCCGGCGACAACCCCTGGAAGTACTCCCGGACGGTCGAGTGGGCGATTCCCTCGCCGCCGCCCCTGGAGAACTTCCCCGGCAGGCCGACGTTCACCAGCGGCGCGCTGAAGTTCCTCCGGCCGGGAACCGACCGCGCACTCGAAGGCGGCGAGCGTCCGGACGTCGAAGTCGCCGACGGCGGCACCTCGACCGACGGTGGTGCGGTCCAGGCGAGCCGGGAGTTCGCGGCCGAACCTCGCGACCACGACGGCCACCACGAAGCGGAGAGCCACGCCAGCGTCTGGCCGTTCGTCGTCGGCGTCGGGTCGTTCCTCACCCTGCTGGGCCTCTCGGGGATGCAGAACGCCAGTTTCCCGTCGGGACTCGAAGGCGCGGCGTACGTCGGCCTGTCGGTCGGCGGCCTCGTCGTCGTCCTGGCGGCGCTGGTGGCGATGGGTCGCGAGCGGTTCGTCGGCCCGTCGGGGCCGTTCGGCGAGAGCTGGCCGTTCGAGGCGGTCGAGAACGGGAAGCTCGGCATGTGGCTGTTCCTCGCGTCGGACGTGGTGCTGTTCGGCGCGTTCATCGGCTCCTACGCGTTCATCCGTGTCGCCGAGGGCTGGACCGACTGGCACCACCTGATTCCGGCGGCCCACGTGCCGTTCCCGGGCCTAGTCAACACCTACATCCTGCTCACCAGCAGTTTCAGCGTCGTGCTCGCGCTCGTCGCCGCCGAGCGAGGGAGCCGGTGGGGGCTGATCGGGTCGCTCGGACTCACTTTCGGGCTCGGCGTCGCCTTCCTCGTCAACAAGGCCCTGGAGTGGCTCCACCTGTTCCACGTCCACACCGAGGCGTTCCCCCACGGGTGGGACGTCGGCACCAACGTCGCGTCCTCGACGTTCTACCTCACGACGGGGCTCCACGGCCTGCACGTCATCGCGGGGCTTATCGTCACGCTCTACCTCCTCGCGCGGGCGTGGAACGGTGCCTACCTCGACGACGACCGGCCGATAGAGTACTTCGGCCTCTACTGGCACTTCGTCGACATCGTGTGGTTGTTCCTGTTCCCGCTGTTCTACATCCTCTGA
- a CDS encoding FAD-dependent oxidoreductase, translating into MTKVAIVGGGPAGLSAGLFTAKNDLDTVVFDTDETWMHKAHVYNYLGIDEIGGSEFMERAREQVENFDADLRVGEEVTDVEESGEGFTVTTEDDEYDAEYVIFATGTDTELPEQLGCETTDGGLVDVDLNMRTSVDNAFAVGSMIRDQKWEAVISAGDGGAAAIQILSDEAGEPVHDFDTPEE; encoded by the coding sequence ATGACGAAAGTCGCAATCGTCGGCGGCGGTCCCGCCGGACTGAGCGCAGGACTCTTCACGGCGAAGAACGACCTCGACACGGTCGTCTTCGACACCGACGAGACGTGGATGCACAAGGCGCACGTCTACAACTACCTCGGCATCGACGAGATCGGCGGCAGCGAGTTCATGGAGCGGGCCCGCGAGCAGGTCGAGAACTTCGACGCCGACCTCCGGGTCGGCGAGGAGGTCACCGACGTCGAGGAGTCGGGCGAGGGCTTCACCGTCACCACCGAGGACGACGAGTACGACGCCGAGTACGTCATCTTCGCCACCGGGACCGACACCGAACTCCCCGAGCAACTCGGCTGCGAGACGACCGACGGCGGCCTCGTCGACGTCGACCTCAACATGCGCACGAGCGTCGACAACGCCTTCGCGGTCGGGTCGATGATCCGCGACCAGAAGTGGGAGGCGGTCATCTCGGCGGGCGACGGCGGCGCGGCCGCCATCCAGATTCTGAGCGACGAGGCGGGCGAACCGGTCCACGACTTCGACACGCCCGAGGAGTGA
- a CDS encoding carboxylate--amine ligase, translated as MGRGLVSETDDESESDGERPTAGKVAVPAIDVASSTACLRSLGRRGIGTVAFSERTSPPGFSSKYCDEAVSVPDPTNDLGAYEDALLDLARRDDVATIIPLREADVYVLARNKETLADSIRTPWPSLSTLRRVQDRVELFDAAEAAGVSTPITETLDDWEFSADHTIAKPRYTVHATEYFPEFETNRVEGHSTVYLPAGDDPDREKLVAEMGHVPLIQEYVPTADEYAFIALYDRGDPVATFQHRQRRGLKYCGGPSAYRETVDIPALETAGLALLDELDWHGLAMVEFLRDPDTGEFELMEVNPRIWSSLPFTVQAGVDFPYLYWSLATDRPIEGPIEYEVGTAGHLLRGELLHLLSIEFEDYPLVERPSLAGTAFDIAASLARHPRFDYLDLSDPGPFIRDWRNALGQVRGIVS; from the coding sequence ATGGGCCGGGGACTGGTCAGCGAAACCGACGACGAGAGCGAGAGCGACGGGGAGCGTCCGACGGCGGGAAAGGTCGCCGTTCCGGCTATCGACGTAGCGAGCAGTACGGCCTGCTTGCGGTCGCTCGGCCGACGGGGCATCGGAACCGTCGCCTTCTCCGAACGGACGAGTCCGCCCGGATTCAGTTCCAAGTACTGCGACGAGGCGGTTTCTGTCCCCGACCCGACGAACGACCTGGGGGCTTACGAGGACGCGCTCCTCGACCTCGCTCGACGTGACGACGTCGCGACGATAATCCCGCTCCGCGAGGCCGACGTCTACGTGCTGGCCCGGAACAAGGAGACGCTCGCCGACTCCATCCGCACGCCCTGGCCGTCGCTCTCCACGCTCCGGCGGGTCCAGGACCGGGTCGAACTCTTCGACGCCGCGGAGGCCGCCGGCGTCTCGACGCCGATTACGGAAACCCTCGACGACTGGGAGTTCTCCGCCGACCACACCATCGCGAAACCCCGGTACACGGTGCACGCGACCGAGTACTTCCCGGAGTTCGAGACGAATCGTGTCGAAGGCCACTCGACGGTCTACCTCCCGGCTGGCGACGACCCCGACCGCGAGAAGTTGGTCGCCGAGATGGGCCACGTGCCCCTGATACAGGAGTACGTCCCGACCGCCGACGAGTACGCGTTCATCGCGCTGTACGACCGCGGCGACCCCGTCGCGACGTTCCAGCACCGCCAGCGACGGGGACTGAAGTACTGCGGGGGTCCGAGCGCCTACCGCGAGACGGTCGACATCCCCGCCCTCGAAACCGCGGGGCTCGCGCTGCTGGACGAGTTGGACTGGCACGGCCTGGCGATGGTCGAGTTCCTGCGCGACCCCGACACCGGCGAGTTCGAACTCATGGAGGTCAACCCCAGAATCTGGTCGTCGCTTCCCTTCACCGTCCAGGCCGGCGTCGACTTCCCCTACCTCTACTGGTCGCTCGCAACCGACCGACCGATCGAGGGACCGATCGAGTACGAGGTGGGAACGGCGGGCCACCTCTTGCGTGGTGAACTCCTCCACCTGCTCAGCATCGAGTTCGAGGACTATCCCCTCGTCGAACGACCTTCCCTCGCCGGAACCGCGTTCGACATCGCCGCGTCGCTCGCTCGCCACCCCCGCTTCGACTACCTCGACCTCTCGGACCCCGGCCCGTTTATCCGCGACTGGCGGAACGCGCTCGGCCAGGTTCGAGGTATCGTCTCCTGA
- a CDS encoding cytochrome C oxidase subunit IV family protein, giving the protein MSRFKLYVGIYVALFVMATAQFLVESARLAYDVAFAVIIALSFAKALLVAVYYQHLRWEPRSVSFVMATGLLAALALTTAAAYSIL; this is encoded by the coding sequence ATGTCACGGTTCAAACTGTACGTCGGAATCTACGTCGCGCTGTTCGTCATGGCGACCGCCCAGTTCCTCGTCGAGTCGGCGAGGCTGGCGTACGACGTCGCCTTCGCCGTCATCATCGCGCTGTCGTTCGCCAAGGCGCTGCTCGTGGCGGTCTACTACCAGCACCTCCGCTGGGAGCCCCGGTCGGTGTCGTTCGTGATGGCGACCGGATTGCTCGCCGCGCTGGCACTGACGACGGCGGCGGCGTATTCGATACTCTGA
- a CDS encoding ABC transporter ATP-binding protein, protein MERDDDRGADSMRRLYAEFGRPNARYGAVGVAGTTLARVLGLLPALVVGLTIDAVFLGARPYRLPLVPAGWLPSDATGQLVLSIAILVGATALGAAATWVQNWGWNAFAQNVQHALRVATYERVQSLDLPFFESRPTGELMSVLSNDVNQLESFLNDGVSAALRIGVIVVGIGGVMVALNPQLALVALLPVPVLALFTARFSTRIQPKYGRMRASVGALNARLENNLGGMETILTESAEAYEIDRVAEASREYFDANWDAIRTRITFFPTLSIISGLGFALTFAVGGYWVLAGPPPLFSGSLTPGAFVTFVIYTQQFVWPIAQFGQIVNGYQRATASSERVYALLNERPNLADSADARPLDVTEGAVEFDGVTFSYPDLGEGEEGEKYETETEDGSDADPTLSDVTVRAAGGETVGVVGPTGAGKSTLLKLLLRLYDPDEGAVRVDGTDVREATPQSLRRAVGYVSQEPFLFDGMIRENIAYGTFETTDDEIEAAARAAEAHDFVRNLPEGYDTEVGERGVRLFGGQRQRIAIARAVLKDPAILVFDEATSHVDAETEALIQRSLGAVAADRTTFVIAHRLSTVRDADLIVVLDDGRVVERGTHEELLAEDGLYANLWRVHVGEMDALPPAFLDRAADRGAEVDTDAAADDAGEFEFAP, encoded by the coding sequence ATGGAGAGAGACGACGACCGCGGCGCCGACTCGATGCGTCGGCTCTACGCGGAGTTCGGCCGGCCGAACGCCCGATACGGGGCGGTCGGCGTCGCCGGAACGACCCTCGCGCGGGTGCTCGGCCTGCTGCCGGCGCTCGTGGTGGGGCTGACCATCGACGCGGTGTTCCTCGGTGCGCGCCCCTACCGACTGCCGCTCGTACCAGCCGGGTGGCTCCCGAGCGACGCGACCGGCCAACTCGTGCTGTCGATAGCGATTCTCGTCGGCGCCACCGCGCTCGGCGCGGCGGCGACGTGGGTCCAGAACTGGGGGTGGAACGCGTTCGCCCAGAACGTCCAGCACGCCCTGCGGGTCGCGACCTACGAGCGCGTCCAGTCGCTCGACTTGCCGTTCTTCGAGTCGCGGCCGACCGGCGAACTCATGAGCGTGCTGAGCAACGACGTCAACCAGCTCGAATCGTTCCTGAACGACGGCGTGAGCGCGGCGCTCCGCATCGGCGTCATCGTCGTCGGCATCGGCGGCGTGATGGTCGCGCTCAACCCCCAACTCGCGCTGGTGGCGCTCCTGCCCGTCCCGGTGCTAGCGCTCTTTACCGCCCGGTTCTCCACGCGCATCCAGCCGAAGTACGGTCGGATGCGCGCGAGCGTCGGCGCGCTCAACGCCCGCCTGGAGAACAACCTCGGCGGGATGGAAACCATCCTGACCGAGAGCGCGGAAGCATACGAGATAGACCGCGTGGCTGAGGCTTCCCGGGAGTACTTCGACGCCAACTGGGACGCGATTCGGACCCGCATCACGTTCTTCCCGACCCTCTCTATCATCTCGGGGCTCGGGTTCGCGCTGACGTTCGCGGTCGGCGGCTACTGGGTGCTCGCGGGGCCGCCGCCGCTGTTCTCGGGGTCGCTGACCCCCGGCGCGTTCGTCACGTTCGTCATCTACACCCAGCAGTTCGTCTGGCCCATCGCCCAGTTCGGCCAGATCGTCAACGGCTACCAGCGGGCGACGGCGTCGAGCGAGCGGGTCTACGCCTTGCTCAACGAGCGACCGAACCTCGCCGACTCGGCCGACGCCCGCCCGCTCGACGTGACGGAGGGCGCGGTCGAGTTCGACGGCGTGACGTTCAGCTACCCGGACTTGGGCGAGGGGGAGGAAGGCGAAAAATACGAGACGGAAACCGAAGACGGCAGCGACGCCGACCCCACGCTCTCGGACGTCACCGTCCGGGCGGCGGGCGGCGAGACGGTGGGCGTGGTCGGCCCGACCGGCGCGGGTAAGTCGACCCTGCTCAAACTCCTGCTCCGGCTCTACGACCCCGACGAAGGTGCGGTTCGGGTCGACGGCACCGACGTTCGAGAGGCGACTCCGCAGAGCCTCCGGCGCGCGGTGGGCTACGTCTCCCAGGAGCCGTTCCTCTTCGACGGGATGATTCGGGAGAACATCGCCTATGGCACCTTCGAGACGACCGACGATGAGATAGAAGCGGCCGCCAGGGCGGCCGAGGCCCACGACTTCGTCCGGAATCTGCCTGAGGGATACGACACCGAGGTCGGCGAGCGCGGCGTGCGACTCTTCGGCGGCCAGCGCCAGCGCATCGCCATCGCCCGGGCGGTGCTCAAGGACCCGGCCATCCTGGTGTTCGACGAGGCGACCAGCCACGTCGACGCCGAAACCGAGGCGCTCATCCAGCGGAGCCTCGGTGCGGTGGCGGCCGACCGCACGACGTTCGTCATCGCCCACCGCCTCTCGACGGTCCGGGACGCCGACCTCATCGTGGTGTTGGACGACGGCCGCGTCGTCGAGCGGGGTACCCACGAGGAGCTACTGGCCGAGGACGGCCTCTACGCCAACCTCTGGCGGGTCCACGTCGGCGAGATGGACGCGCTCCCGCCGGCGTTTCTCGACCGGGCCGCCGACCG
- the coxB gene encoding cytochrome c oxidase subunit II, whose product MVPPGTLSAGVATQMVGPDGLIPTGSRVVVFRQIFTVFLVLGTLVGVVVVSYMVYSAYKYREEGGRGDVQASRPGQLPSESGGGRKLFVSFGLSTVIVVSLILWTYGTLLYVEGNAASEDGDEFEVEVRGYRFGWEFVYPNNHTTTGTLRVPANETVNLRVTSEDVFHTFGVPGLRVKTDAIPGQWTDTWFTGEETGTYEARCFELCGAGHSYMTADVVVMEPSAFDRWYASTANNSSSSAGGANASAVRGEVVG is encoded by the coding sequence ATGGTACCGCCGGGCACGCTCTCGGCCGGCGTCGCGACGCAGATGGTCGGTCCCGACGGTCTGATTCCGACGGGGTCGAGAGTGGTAGTTTTCCGACAGATTTTCACGGTGTTCCTGGTGCTGGGGACGCTCGTCGGAGTCGTCGTCGTCAGTTACATGGTGTACAGCGCGTACAAGTATCGCGAGGAGGGCGGGCGCGGCGACGTCCAGGCTTCGCGACCGGGCCAACTCCCCTCCGAGAGCGGGGGCGGCCGGAAACTGTTCGTCTCGTTCGGGTTGAGTACGGTCATCGTCGTCTCGCTCATCCTCTGGACGTACGGAACGTTACTGTACGTCGAGGGCAACGCCGCATCCGAGGACGGCGACGAGTTCGAAGTGGAGGTGCGCGGCTACCGGTTCGGCTGGGAGTTCGTCTATCCGAACAACCACACGACCACGGGCACGCTACGAGTGCCCGCCAACGAGACGGTCAACCTGCGGGTCACCTCCGAGGACGTGTTCCACACGTTCGGCGTCCCCGGTTTACGGGTGAAGACCGACGCGATTCCCGGTCAGTGGACAGACACGTGGTTCACCGGCGAAGAAACCGGCACCTACGAGGCGCGGTGCTTCGAACTCTGCGGGGCGGGTCACTCCTACATGACCGCCGACGTCGTGGTGATGGAGCCGTCGGCGTTCGACCGGTGGTACGCCAGCACGGCGAACAACTCCAGTAGCTCTGCCGGCGGAGCGAACGCGTCCGCCGTTCGCGGGGAGGTGGTCGGATGA